From Anopheles cruzii unplaced genomic scaffold, idAnoCruzAS_RS32_06 scaffold02776_ctg1, whole genome shotgun sequence:
ACGATCTGAATCTTCCGCTTTCGCTCAGTCGGATCGACTTCGGGATAGCGAAGATCATCCGCCATCCGCAGTACAAGAACGCACGGTCCTACCACGACATTGCCCTGGTAAAGCTCAACGAAacggtttcattttccaaaaccaTTCGCCCAGCCTGCCTTTGGACGAAACCGGCGCTCAATGTGAGCCAgttcgtggccaccggattCGGAAGGCTGGAAGAAGGTATTGTGGTGGCCGCTTAGGCCTTATGATGGTACTCACTCAATATGTGTGATGCTCTTCTTTCAGACAGTTTCAAACTCTCCAGCAAAATGATGAAAGTCCAGCTTGATCTCTTCCCAACCACGGACTGTGATCAGCTGATTCAGCTGAATCGCAGATTCAGCGACGGAATGAACGAGGGTCAACTGTGCGTGGGGAGTCTGGTCGGGGGAAAGGACACCTGTCAAGGGGACTCCGGTGGACCACTGCAGATAGTGACGGAGCCCAAAAGTTGTCTCTATCACGTCGTAGGACTGACGTCGACCGGTGCCGCCTGCGGAATCGGACAGTCGAAGGCTATCTACACGAATGTGGCCCACTATTTGGACTGGATCGAGGAAACGGTTTGGAATCGCGGAATTGGAGATTAGTGCACCTTTCGTTCGTGTGTTTTGGAAATCCTAATCCTAATCCTAGCGTGCCAAATAAAGAAACCCATCGTAAAGCGGGTCTTAAGGTGTTATCGGTTAGGGGTAGTTGACGAAGACAAATAACGGAGCTTGGATCGGTAGGGAGAACTTCGAATCAATCGTTGTC
This genomic window contains:
- the LOC128276877 gene encoding LOW QUALITY PROTEIN: serine protease snake-like (The sequence of the model RefSeq protein was modified relative to this genomic sequence to represent the inferred CDS: deleted 1 base in 1 codon) is translated as SRISETKCEEYRSINGASASALSFSCGGSLISERFVLTAAHCFSHGDPIVVRLGEYDLNLPLSLSRIDFGIAKIIRHPQYKNARSYHDIALVKLNETVSFSKTIRPACLWTKPALNVSQFVATGFGRLEEDSFKLSSKMMKVQLDLFPTTDCDQLIQLNRRFSDGMNEGQLCVGSLVGGKDTCQGDSGGPLQIVTEPKSCLYHVVGLTSTGAACGIGQSKAIYTNVAHYLDWIEETVWNAELEISAPF